The Flavobacterium sp. IMCC34852 genome contains the following window.
AAGAAATTACTTTAAATTTTTTCCGCCTACGACCGCCACGATTTCTCCTTTTGGTGGTTTGGCTTCAAAGTGTTTTAAAACCTCAGCGGCTGTTCCGCGAATGGTTTCTTCGTGTAGTTTTGATAATTCTCTGGAAACCGAAACCGGTCGGTCTGTGCCAAAATACAGTACAAATTCGGCCAAAGTTTTGACCAATTTATGCGGTGAAACATAGAAAATCATGGTTCTGTTTTCTTCGGCTAGCGCCAAATAACGAGTTTGTCGGCCTTTTTTTTCAGGCAGAAAACCTTCGAAAACAAATCTATCGTTGGGCAAACCGCTATTGACCAAAGCCGGTACAAAAGCCGTGGCGCCGGGCAAACAATCGACTTCAATATTATTTTCCACACAAGCGCGCGTCAATAAAAAACCGGGATCAGAAATCGCAGGTGTTCCGGCATCACTTATCAAAGCAATTGATTCTCCGGCTTGCAAACGCTTGACCAAATTCTCAACGGTTTTATGTTCGTTATGCATGTGATGGCTATGCATGTGTGTGGTAATCTCAAAATGTTTGAGAAGTTTTCCGCTGGTGCGTGTGTCTTCGGCCAAAATCAAATCGACTTCTTTCAAAACTTTTATCGCTCTGAAAGTCATGTCTTCTAAGTTGCCTATTGGCGTTGGAACAATGTAGAGTTTGGACATTTACTTAAATTTATTCTCCACAACCGCCATAAAACGTTCAATATAATCTTCTTTACCAACCCAATAATCATAGTCGGGAATCACCATTTCATTCAAGAAATTTTTGGCTTCTTCTAAAGTATCGAATGTATTTAATTGCGAAATCACACGGTTAAAATCTTCATTGCTTTCACCAAAAAGATTGTTTACAAAAGCCACTCTGTCATTCAATCCAATCTCTATGGTTTTGGAAAATGCAGTGTTCAATGCAGCCGGTTTTTCGGTAGTTTCTTCTTTGGTTTCTGTGGCAAAGAGCGAAACTTCATTGGGTTTTACAAAAACAGGATCTACATAATTTTCTCCCAATAAATCTTCCAACGCTACATGCTTGGTGTCAGGTTTTACTTCTGAAGCCGTTTCTGCCGGTTCAATTTGCTCTGCCAGTTCGCTATCGCTCGGGTCTTCCTCTTCTTCCGCCAATTCAAATATGGGTTTGAAAACCGGTTCTTCTTCGTCAATTTTAGTCTCAGTTACAACTTCTTCCTCCATTTCTTCATCCAAAACAGGTTCCACTTCTTCTTCGGCTTCTTCCGAAACTACCGTTTGCTCTTCCGATTCACTATCGTTTGAATCTTCAGCTGCTGAAGTTTCTTCCTCAACAATTACCTCCGATTGTGTTTCCTCAACAGTTGGTTCTTCTGTCGGTTTTACTTCAAAAACCATTTCTTTGGCTTCTTCAACCTGTGAATGTTGCGCTAATTTTTCTTCCAAAACCGCAACCTCAACATCCTCTTTTACCGATTCAAAATTGTCTTGGTAAAACTTTAAAACGGTTAGTGTTTCATATAATTTTTGGGTTTCTTTATACAATTGATCGACTTCCGACTTGTTTTTCAGTTTCAAAATTCGGTGGGCAATGCTGATTAATTCGGCTTCTAATCGTTTTTTCATGAGTGTTGAAATTATTTGGAACAAGCTAGTGTTTTCTGTAAATTTTCCTCCGTTGCATTTATTTAACCTTGGGAAGAAGTAACGGTAATTAAAATTTTTCTACATTTGAATCGACGTAAAAATAGAAAAAAATGACGTCCGTTTGTTTTCGTTACAAAGTAATAAAAACTATTCATTTTTAGCGCAAGAAAAATACAAAATGTTTCTCGAAAATACAGTAAATCATAAAGAACAATTTGGTTGGATTGAAGTCATCTGCGGATCGATGTTTTCGGGTAAAACAGAAGAACTGATTCGCCGATTGAAAAGGGCTCAATTTGCCAAACAAAAAGTGGAGATTTTCAAACCTTCCATCGATACGCGCTACGATGAGGAAATGGTGGTTTCCCACAATAAAAACGAAATTCGTTCCACTCCGGTTCCGGCGGCGGCTAATATTCGAATTTTAGCACAAGGTTGTGATGTTGTTGGCATTGACGAAGCGCAGTTTTTTGATGACGAAATTATATCG
Protein-coding sequences here:
- the rsmI gene encoding 16S rRNA (cytidine(1402)-2'-O)-methyltransferase yields the protein MSKLYIVPTPIGNLEDMTFRAIKVLKEVDLILAEDTRTSGKLLKHFEITTHMHSHHMHNEHKTVENLVKRLQAGESIALISDAGTPAISDPGFLLTRACVENNIEVDCLPGATAFVPALVNSGLPNDRFVFEGFLPEKKGRQTRYLALAEENRTMIFYVSPHKLVKTLAEFVLYFGTDRPVSVSRELSKLHEETIRGTAAEVLKHFEAKPPKGEIVAVVGGKNLK
- a CDS encoding thymidine kinase, whose translation is MFLENTVNHKEQFGWIEVICGSMFSGKTEELIRRLKRAQFAKQKVEIFKPSIDTRYDEEMVVSHNKNEIRSTPVPAAANIRILAQGCDVVGIDEAQFFDDEIISVCNDLANSGIRVIVAGLDMDFKGNPFGPMPALMATAEYVTKVHAVCTRTGNLAHYSFRKNDNEKLVMLGETEEYEPLSRAAYFNAMRENMVVKDAENLSKEE